The genomic DNA CATGGTTGCCTTAACAGCTCTAACATACTTTTTAGGTTATTTAAATGGATTATACACGAGCAAGGAAGGAGAAAGAATGCCGCCTCCCTGCCTGTCTATTTTTATACTTTACTTGCGCGGCCAGGCACCGATACCGCCTGCCAGATTATAGGCTTTAAAACCTTCTTTGCTCATGGCATCGCAGGCAGCGCCACTCCGGTTGCCGCTGCGGCAAAACACGAAGTATTCTTTCTGCTTGTCCAGTGTTTTGAGTGCCTGCTGGAATTGAGCAGAAGTCACATCCAGGTTTCGAGCTCCTTCGATAGAACCTGCGGCAAATTCACCTGCGGTGCGTACGTCCAGCAGCTTGGCGTTGGATGTTTGCTGGTATTTTGTTTTGAAGGCGCCGCCGCCCAGCTCTTCGTAGTTTTTAGGGGCAGATTTAAATAGATTGAACATGGTGTAAGTAATTGATCGTAAAGGAATTAATTTACTGATAACACTGCAAAGTTCAAAAAATAAGTTGCCTGGTTCAGTGACTTTCGTCACGTAGAATAATTTTATACTTAGGAGATTTCTCTTAGGGAGTTTACCATCTCCAAGTGCCTTTCAGAAGGACCGTATTATTTTCAAAACGATCGCTTTTCGGGGTGCATGTCGGTAAAGCATTTACTGAACATGTAAACATCCCCCTACCCCCTTCAAAGCAGGACTTTTTTCTTTTTCATTTGCTGGCGCGAGTTTGTAACCTGTGTCTTACCTATCCAGCCGGATTTGTAATCTGACTGGGGCAGAGGCCTAAACGGTAGCAAATCACAAGTATGGAGGCCCGTAAAATACTACCCTATTTATCAGAATGAAACGGCCCTGCCTTCGAAAGGGAGGGGGATGATTCTCTCCGCCTGCTTATTTCAGCGTGCTGGGGCAAACATAAGCTGTTGTCGGCACGGAAGTTCCGGCAATGGCTTTATAGCCGCCTTCTACGTTCACTATGTTGTCAAAGCCTCTTGCTTTCAGGATAGCCGCAGCGATCATGGAGCGGTAACCACCAGCGCAGTGCAGGTACATGGTTTCTTCTTTCGGCAGCTCCGCCAGGTGCTCGTTCAGGTAATCGAGGGGCACGCTCTGGGCTGTTACCACATGCTCGGCCTGGTATTCGCCGGGCTTGCGCACATCCACCACTTTCAGAGCATTGTTTTGCTCATACTCGCTTGCAAATGTTTCCGCAGAAATAGAAACAATGGTATCTGTTTCTTTGCCAGCCGCTTTCCAGGCTGCAAAACCACCTTTCAAGTAACCCAAGGCATGATCGTAGCCCACGCGGGCCAGGCGGGTCACCACTTCTTCTTCGCGCCCTTCGTCGGCCACAAACAGGATGGGCTGCTGAATATCGGGTATCAGCGCGCCCACCCAGGGTGCAAAGTTGCCGTCCAGGCCGATATTGATCGCATTCGGTATAAACCCAGCTGCAAACGTTTCGGGTTTGCGGGTATCCAGCACCAGAGCACCTGTTTCGTTGGCGGCTGCTTCAAAAGCCTCCGGCGAGAGCGCCTGCAGGCCCTGGCTCATAACCTGGTCAATATTGGTGTAGCCTTCCCTGTTCATTTTTACATTCAGCGGGAAATAGCCCGGAGGCGGCAGCAACCCTTCGGTCACTTCGTTCACAAACTCCTCCCGGGTCATATCGGCCCGCAGCGCGTAGTTGGACTGCTTCTGGTTGCGTAGCGTGTCGCTGGTTTCTTTGCTCATGTGTTTGCCGCAGGCCGAGCCCGCACCATGCGCCGGGTACACGATCACCTCATCTGCCAACGGCATAATTTTGGTGCGCAGCGAGTCGTAGAGGAGGCCAGCCAGTTGGGCTTCGGTCAGGTCAGATTTTACAGCCAGGTCGGGGCGGCCCACATCGCCAATAAACAGGGTATCGCCCGAGAAGATCGCGTAGTTCTTGCCTTGCTCATCTTTCAACAAGTAAGTGGCAGACTCCATCGTATGGCCGGGGGTATGCAGCACCGTGATGGTGACATCACCCAGCTTCAGCATCTGGCCATCGGCAGCAATAAGGGCCGGAAACGTTGGCTGTGCATTCGGCCCGAAAACGATCTCAGCGCCTGTTGCCCTGGCCAGGTCCACGTGCCCGGACACGAAGTCGGCATGGAAGTGTGTTTCCAGCACATACTTAATGCGCGCCTTGTCTTTTTCAGCTTTCGCTAAGTAGGGTTTTATTTCGCGCAGCGGGTCGATGATAGCGGCCTCGCCGTTGCTTTCGATGTAGTAAGCGCCTTGTGCCAGGCATCCGGTATAGATCTGTTCTACTTTCATGGTAGCTGATGTTTATAGTATGGGTTTTATTTTCTGGTTCCGCTTGCCGCCTTACAGGCTGAGGAGCGGACAAAATTCGCAAAATTTGAAGTCTTTGTCTGTAACTTATATCACGCGGTTATACTTAAGTGAAAAAGATCTCCCGGATGAGGATATACACACCCATGGCGAGCACAAACCAGCCAAATCCTTTCTTAAGCTTTTCGCCCTGTATTTTTGTAGCCAGGGCGGTACCGATAAAAATACCGGCAACAGACAGGGCGGAGAAGGTGAACAGGAATGCCCAGTCGATGTTATAATGGAAGATATCGCCGATAAAGCCGATCAGCGAGTTGGCTGCGATGATAAAGAGCGAAGTACCTACAGCCAGTTTCATGTCCAGGCCCGTGAAGAGCACCAGCGCCGGGATGATGAGAAAGCCGCCGCCAGCACCTACCAGTCCCGATATCAACCCGACCAGCACACCTTGTCCCAGCACAGCCAGGTAGTGGATATGATTTTCCCCCTCCGGCTCGGGTTTGATGCTTGTTTTACGAATCATACTAAAAGAGGCCAGCATCATGAGTATGGCAAACAGCACCATGAGCAGGATGTCTTTTGTGATCGCAAAGCCGGCCACGGTAAATATGTGCTCGGGAATGGCCGGCACCAGAAACGTGCGGGTCAGGAAAACAGTGGTAAGCGAGGGCACGCCAAAGATCAGCGCTGTCCGGAAGCTTACCAGCCCCTTGCGGTAGAATTTAACGCTGCCCACCAGGCTGGTGGTACCCACAATAAAGAGCGAGTAAGCTGTGGAGATAACGGGCGTAAGTCCGATCAGGTAAACAAGTATAGGCACTGTAAGTATAGAGCCGCCGCTACCGGTAAGCCCTAGCGAAAGGCCGATGAGCAGGGCCGAAAGATATCCAAGTATTTCCATCCAGGTAATATGTTTGTAACCGCTGCAAAGGTACGGCCTGCAACAGGGAGCAACAGTGACTCTTGTCACAGAGAGGGGTAAAGTTAGAAAGTTAGTGAGTTAAAAGGTTAGAAAGTTGGAAAGGTAGAAAGTTAAAGAGTTAGAAGGTTAGAAAGTTGGATTGTTTGGAGAGCGCCGTTTTCTAAGGACTTTATTAATTGCGTTTTCCTTTTGGGTTAGAAGGGAATAAGATGCTGTTTGGCTTTAGATCAACCATTTCGGGCTTCCCTGGCGCAAGCGTCCGCTTGTGCCTAAATCTACCCGGCACACCATGCTTCCCCTTTGCTGGTTGTTTTTCCGTTCCAGGCAAAACCTTATACTTACAAGCTAAATGCCTCAGAATAAGTATAAAAAGCAGGAGGTAGAAGGCCCCCGCAGACGCTTGCGCCAAGTGATTTTTGCTTCATAGTCCTGCCTTATCTCAGGCTTATACTTTGAGCGGCGATGACAGATGATCTTTTGTCATTTCGACGGCAGGAGAAATCCTTGTCTCCGGTTTTCTCAGATTTCTCCCGCCGTAGAAATGATAAAATGCGATAAGAAAAGGCAGCAAGCCAGCGCTTTATACTTGTGTGCTAGCGTGCAAGTATAATCAGACGAGATGTTGTGCGGACGTATGCGCGCGCAGGAAGTATAAGGCAATCAGCCATGAAGGTGGTATTCGGGCGCTTTTAAGTATAAAACTGAAGAATTGTAGAGTTGTGGATATTTACCTTTCTAACTTTTTAACTCTCTAATCTTCTAACTCTCTAACCTTCTAACGCTTAAACTAACCCCAGGTCGTGCACTTCGAGGTAGTTGCGGTGCAGGGTAAGGGCGCCGGTTTGCTCGAGTTTTTTCAGGAGTCGGGAGATCACTTCGCGGGAAGAGTTGAGCTCGTCGGCAATTTGCTGGTGCGAGAGGCGGACCTGTTTGCCGCTGACCTTTACATGCCGTTTAAGGTAAAAGAGCAGGCGCTCGTCCAGTCCTTTAAAGGCGATGCTGTCCAGGGTTTGCAGCAGCTCTTCGAAACGCTGGCGGTACGAAGCGATCACAAAATTATGCCAGCTTTTATACTTGCCCAGCCACAGCTCTGAGAGGTGCGAAGGAACAAGTATAACCGCAACGTCCGTCACAGCTTTGGCCATGATCTGGCTTTTCTCGTTCCGGGCCGTGCACATCATCGACAGGGCACAGGCGTTGCCGGGCTCCAGGTAATACATCAAAAATTCGTTGCCTTCGTCATCTTCGCGGTATATTTTCAGCAGGCCGCTGAGCAGCAGGAGGGTAGACGTGATGTATTGGCCGCTGCGCATCACTTCTTCGCCTTCCGCTACTACTTTCAGCGTGCTTTGCTTTAACAGTTCATCCAAAAGGGGGGCCTCGAGTTGCGGGAACTGCCTGTGTATGATTTCTTTTTCCAGCGTTTGCATAGTATAAAACGGTGTGTCGGGATATTTTGAGATATACGGAAATAAAAAACCAGTGCAGGCAATTGTTCCGCCGGCACTGGTTCATTATGTTGGTTATACTTACTTCCGGTTGTTTTTAAAGTCGTTCACGGCTTCGCTCAGGTCCAGCACCCTGGTCTGCGGCAGGGCAGCCTCCACAATGCTGCTGCCTGCTGCAGAGCGGTAACCGCCGGCGCAATGCACCACCACCGGTTTGTCGGTTGGGATCTCTTTGGCACGTTCTCTAAGATCGGGCAACGGAATATGCAGGGCCTTTTCGAAGACCTGGCCATCCTTTACTTCCGAGGTGTTGCGGATATCCACGATCGTATAATTGTCCTGGTTCTCGCGGAACTCCCCAACATTGATCACAGACGAGCTGGTTTCTGCTACCGCATCCAGCACAAAGGCGCCCTTTATCAGCAGCTCGTAGCCGATCTTGGCTGCCTTGCGGATAAGCTCCTGCAGTTGCTCCTCGCTTTCGGCTGCCAGATAATAGTGCTCCTCGGGGCCAATGATGCTGCCCAGCCAGGTTTCGAACTTGCCGCCGTTCTGAATATTGATAGCGCCCTGGTAGTGCCCTTTCTTAAATTCCTTTTCGTTGCGGGCATCCACGAGTAGAGCGCCAGCTTCCGGCTTATAGTTCTTGGATAGCATTTTTACGCCGGCTATACTTGGCTGATAGGCAGGCGCGCCCTGCTTGTTGAGGGTCACATCGTAGCCGAAGTACTTGGGTATAAAAGGCTGGTCTTCGGTCAATACTTTCACAAACGCTTCTTCGCTCATGGGCTGCAGGGCATAGTTGCTCCTTTTCTCCATGCCGATGGTGCTGGAGTTGGCATCGCTCAGGGCTTTGCCGCAAAGTGAGCCGGAGCCGTGGGCCGGGTAAACGGTTACGCTGTCGTCGAGCTTCATAAGTTTTTCGCGGGTGCTGTGGTACATCTGGCGGGCCAGCTCTTCGCGCTTTGCCGTAATATTGCCGGCACTCTCGCGCAAATCAGGGCGGCCCACATCGCCGATGAACAAGGTGTCGCCGGTAAACACGGCTTTGTCTTTCCCATCGTGCTCCAGCACAATGCTGATCGAGTCAGGGGAGTGGCCGGGGGTGTGCAGCGAGCGGAGTTTGATCTTGCCGATCTGCAGTTCAGCGCCTTCGTCAAACGCCTGGTGCGGGTAATCAGCGCCCACCATACTATGGGTGTAAATGGTAGCGCCGGTCTTTTGCGAAATCTCCAGGTGCGAACTTACAAAGTCGGCATGCGGGTGCGTCTCGATCACGCCAACAATTTTGGCGTTGTTCTCTTCGGCGTACGTATAGTAGGGCTGCGGATCGCGACCCGGATCTACCAGCACCACCTGGCCAGCGCACTCGCTTAAAATAGCATATGAATAATGGGCTAATCCTTTGTCTTCAAACTGTTTGATTTTCATCAGTTTTATACTTTAATGGTTCCTCAATGCCCGTAAAGCCGGTCTGCCTTACAAGACTTGATACAAAGGTATCAAATCAATGTTCATCTAACAGTGACGTTTGTCACACAGGCGCTCCAGGTTTTTGCCTTGGTCAGCATTGCCATCCGGGTTAACAGCCACTGGCTATATTTCAGTTGCAGGAGAGCTGCCAGGCAGCAGGGCTGCCGGCGATTGCAGGCCCTGCGCCCCGACCTATAATTATAGGATAAACCCGGTAACAAGTATAAAGGCCGTAGCCAAACATTCAAAAGCCCTGCACGTTAGTTATCATACCCCTTCGATGGCAACCTGCCACTTTTTGACTGATGTATACGCGAGCGGCAAGGCCTGCGCGGGCCTGCCGGAAATGACCCTGCAAAACAATTTAGGACCATGAAAAAGGCCGGCTTCGTATTAATTATCTTACTTATTTCGCTGCTCTCTGCGGCACTCGCCATAGCAGGCTACCGGTATTTTGGTAAAACTGACCTGCAGAACACGCCCCAAGACCGGCAGGCCATGCTTGTAAGCAATCAGGCGCCGGGCCTCACCTCCTCGGCGCAGAACCCGGATTTTGTACAGGCATCATCCGCTGTGATTCCGGCTGTGGTGCATATCAAAACCCAGTACGAGGGCGTTGTGCCGGAAGAAGGCAACCCGCTTTTCGACCTTTTCGGCATGCCGCAGCAAGCTGTTCCTGCCCAGGGCTCCGGCTCGGGCGTGCTCATCTCAGCAGACGGGTATATTGTAACCAACAACCATGTGATCGAAAATGCCTCCTCGGTAGAAGTCGTGTTGCCCGATAAGCGCAGTTTTAAGGCCAAACTCATCGGCACCGATCCGACCACCGACCTGGCACTGGTAAAAGTGCAGGGCGACCATCTGCCGGTGGTGGCGCTCGGCAACTCAGACAATGTGCAGGTGGGCGAGTGGGTGCTGGCCGTGGGATATCCGTTTTCGCTCAACTCGACCGTAACAGCCGGTATTATCAGCGCCAAAGGCCGCAGCATCGGCATCCTGAACCGGCCCAGCCAGGAAAATTACTCCGGCGCCCCGCAAGCCAGCCTGAACACCGCTATCGAATCCTTCATCCAGACCGATGCGGCCATTAACCCGGGTAACAGCGGCGGCGCCCTGGTAAACACCAACGGGCAACTGATCGGGATCAATGCCGCCATTGCCTCGCAAACCGGCAGCTATGCCGGCTATGGGTTTGCCATACCTGTAAACCTGATGCGCAAGGTGGTAGGAGACATCCGCAAGTTTGGCGAAGTACGGCGCGGCTACCTGGGCGTGAGCTTTCCGGCACCTGCTGTAGAAGACCAGATCTTAAAAGAGCGGGGCATCGATCCGTCAACGGTCAAAGGCGTGTATGTGCTGGGTATTCAGGCAGGCAGTGGAGCGGCTGCGGCCGGGTTAAAAGAAGGCGATATCATCCAGAGCATAGACGAAGTGAATGTAAGTTCCTCCTCAGAGCTTTCGGAAAGAATTGCCCGCCATCATCCCGGCGATAAAGTGGCTTTGACCTACCTGCGCAATGGTCGCACCGGGCAGGCGGACGTGGTGCTTAAGGGCGAAGAATCCGAGAAGGTGGCCACCACCGATAAGACTTCGGGCGCCACAGGCCTGCAGTCCAAACTGGGCGCTACTTTTGCGCCGGTACCGGACCCCGTGAAACAACGCTATCGCCTGAAATCCGGGGTGTATGTAACGGAGTTGCAAAGCGGCGGTTTTTTTGACCTGGCAGGCATTCCCAAAGGCACCATCATTACCAACGTGAATGGCAAGCCAGTAAACTCGCTGTCAGACATAAACAAAGCGCTGGGCGTTTCCCGCGGCCGAACCGTGCGGCTGGATGGCATTACGCCGGATGGGGCCAGTTTTGTGCTTAATTTCCCGCTGGGTGCCTGACCCGCTTAGAAGCGACAAGGAAGTATGCGGCAGACAGGCTTCCCATCGCCTGATTTAATATCATGGGCAGCCCGATCCGGCATCTTCGTTTGCCGGGTCGGGTTTTTTTAATGGAAAGGTAACGGGGGCTGGCCAGTATTTTCGTAGCCTGAGTTGGAAGCCGGGCGTTGCCTGCGAATACTTAACCGCTTTCTGAACTCCTGCTTTTTTGCCTCGTTATAATAATAATATAAAGTAGTAAAGTTACCTGGCAGGTACATGCTGCTTTATACATGTGTAACCCTAAACCAGTAAAACGATGGCAAACTTAATGAAAAAAAACAGCGGTCTTTCTACTCCGGGGCAATCCGTGTTCAATGACTTTTTTACCGACATGGATCGCATGTTTAACAATGATTTCTATTTGATGCCCATGCAACTCAGAAACCAGATGCAGGCCAGTATGCCGGCCGTCAACATCCGGGAGAAAGAAAACGAGTACATGATCGAGGTAGCTGCACCGGGCATGAAGAAGGAGGATTTTAACATTGATATGGAAGAAGGCATGCTGACCATTAGCAGCCAGAAGGAAGAGGAAAAAACAGACGATAAGAAAGACTTTAAACGACGGGAGTATAACTACAGCTCTTTCAGCCGCTCTTTTACTCTGCCCGAAAATGTGAAGCCCGAAGAGGTAAAGGCGCGCTACGAAGACGGCATCCTGAGCTTGACGGTGCCTAAAAAGCAACCGCAGGAGCGAACAAAACAAAAGATAAACATAGACTGATAACAGCCCTAAACAGCCGGTGCCAGTAGGTTGGTGCCGGCTGTTAACGGTTTATACTTGCCCTGACCTGGAGCCTACTTCCAATCTAAAGGGAGCAAGCCCGCAGGTATAGTCATGGCAAGTATTCTGTAGAAACAGGTCCTTTATAGTATAAGCAGCCTGAAAACCGGCCCACCGGTACAAGCCTGCCATACTTCCTCCTCATGCCGGGCAATCCACGCAAATCTTACCTTTACCTAACACAGGGCAAGTATATACGGCCTTGTCTGGCGCAGCTGGGGTGAACGCAGGCAGGGAGCTATGGAAAGAAAACAGCAGGTATGGTTTTGCAAAAGGAAGGTATAGCGTACCATAATTTAATGTAATTTGCGTTCTGAATACAACACGCCAATTCGGAACTACATTAATTACTACTTCAGCAAATCTGAAATCAATGGATCATACGCTAACTATGCCTTTCGCTATAGCGAAAAAGACGGACCTACTGCGCCGTTTCACCTTACTCCTGTTGCTGTGTACCTTCTCCTTGCTGGTGCAGGCGCAGGTTATCACCTCGCCGGATAAAAACCTGACCCTCAAATTCGAAGTGGGGGAAAAAGGCGTTCCAACCTACCAGCTAACCTACAAGAAAAAACCTGTTATCAAGGAAAGCAAACTGGGTTTGGAACTGAAAGATGCCCCTTCTATGATGGACGGCTTTACGGTGGCCAAAACCGAGCAAGCCGCTGTGAACAATACCTGGGAGCCTGTACTGGGCGAGCAGAAAACCATTCGCAACAACTACAACGAGCTGCTGGTAACGCTTACCCAGAAGGCGCAGCAGGACCGCCAGATCCGTATCCGCTTCCGCCTGTTTAACGACGGCCTGGGTTTCCGGTATGAGTTTCCGGAGCAGAAGGAGCTGAATTACTTCATCATCAAAGAGGAGAACACGGAGTTTAACCTGACAGGCGACCACAAGATCTTCTGGATTCCGGGCGACTACGACACCAACGAGTATGCGTATACTACCTCCAAGATATCCGAGATCCCGGGACTGATCAAGAAAGCCACCATTGATGTGCACGCGCAGTGGCCGATCAAAACCCTGGCCGTACAAACGCCTTCGATGATGAAAACAGCCGATGGCCTGTACATTAACATCCACGAGGCGGCCCTGATCAACTACCCGGCCATGAACCTGAACCTGGATGCCAAAAACTTTAAGATGAGCTCGCACCTGACGCCGGACCCCATGGGCAACAAAGGCTACATGCAAACCGATACGCAGACGCCCTGGCGAACGATTGTGGTGAGCGACAAAGCTACCGACATCCTGGCCTCCAAACTGATCCTGAATCTGAACGAGCCGACCAAGTATAAAGACGTATCGTGGATAAAGCCGGTGAAGTATATCGGCGTGTGGTGGGAATATTTTGTGGCAGGTAAAAGCACCTGGGCGTACGGCACAGAAACCAACGTAAAGCTGACCGATGATTTTACGAAACTTACGCCGAACGGCCGCCATGGCGCCAACAACGAAAACGTAAAAAAACATATTGATTTTGCTGCCGCTAACGACTTTGATGCCGTGCTGGTAGAGGGCTGGAACATAGGCTGGGAAGACTGGTTCGGTAACTGGAAAGAAGAGGTATTCGATTTTGTAACGCCTTATCCTGACTTCAATGTAAAAGAGCTGCATGCCTATGCGGCTTCAAAAGGCGTGAAGATCATGATGCACCACGAAACCTCCGGCTCGGCCACCAACTACGAGCGGCGCCTGGACAAGGCGTTTCAGTTTATGAAAGACAATGGCTACGACGCGGTAAAGACCGGTTATGTGGGTAAGATCATTCCGCGCGGCGAGCACCACGACAGCCAGTGGATGGTGAACCATTACATTCACGTAGCCGAGACGGCTGCTAATTACAAGATCATGGTGAACAGCCACGAAGCCGTTCGTCCGACAGGCCTTAACCGCACCTACCCGAACTGGATTGCGCAGGAATCGGCCCGCGGCACCGAATTTGAAGCCATGGGCGGCCTTGCCCCGGAACATACCACCATTCTGCCGTTCACGCGCCTGATGGGTGGGCCGATGGATTACACACCCGGCATTTTCCAGACCGACCTGTCGTATTACGGCACCGGCAACCAGCGCGTAAACACTACGCTGGTAAAGCAGCTGGCCTACTATGTAACCATGTATAGCCCGCTGCAGATGGCGGCCGATATGCCCGAGAACTATAACCGCTTTCCGGATGCCTTCCAGTTCATTAAGGACGTAGCCGTGGATTGGGATGATACGTGGGTGCAGGAAGCGGAGCCCGGCGATTATGTGACCATCGCCCGCAAAGCAAAAGGCAAGAACGAATGGTATGTAGGCGGCATTACCGATGAGAATGCCCGTACGGCTACCATCCGCTTCGATTACCTGCCAAAAGGCAAAAGCTACGTGGCTACTATTTATGCCGATGCCGCGGATGCCAGCTGGAACAAGAACCCGCAGAAGTATACCATCCGCAAAGTGCTGGTAAACGCCAAAAGCGTGCTGAAGCAACCAATAGCTCCGGGCGGCGGAGTAGCAGTAAGTATAAAAGAAGGTAGCAAGCAGGACACCAAAGGCCTGAAGAAGCTATAAACTGTATACTTCTAAAGTACAAAAAAGCGCCGTGCATTTTTGCATGGCGCTTTTTTTGCTTTAATTGAATTATTATAAGCCATACTTTGTATCAGGTGGTAGATAAACTTTTAGCCTTTTTACCGATGACCCCCGAAGAATTTGAAGAAACCTATACGCAAACCTTAGAAACGATCTTAAAAGCCTTTGCCAACAGCGCCGAAGTGAAACCCGAAAAGTTTTACAGCCTGGCCAGTGTCATCGAAAACCTGCGTTCCTGCAGCCCGGTGTTCTATAACGCCCTGAAGTCCTCGGAAGACATACCGCTTTAAGCGGTTGCAGATTCCGCAGCCTATACCTTGTATTGGCAAAAGATACTTAACGTATAAAAGCCCCGCAGCTTAGTTTCTGCGGGGTTTTTATACGTTTGGACTTCCTAAGTATTGCTTATGCTGGTTTATTGGGCTGAAGGCATTTGGCTCATATTCATAAAAAACACTTCCCAGATGTGCCAGTCCGGGCCGTTGAA from Pontibacter liquoris includes the following:
- a CDS encoding trypsin-like peptidase domain-containing protein, with protein sequence MKKAGFVLIILLISLLSAALAIAGYRYFGKTDLQNTPQDRQAMLVSNQAPGLTSSAQNPDFVQASSAVIPAVVHIKTQYEGVVPEEGNPLFDLFGMPQQAVPAQGSGSGVLISADGYIVTNNHVIENASSVEVVLPDKRSFKAKLIGTDPTTDLALVKVQGDHLPVVALGNSDNVQVGEWVLAVGYPFSLNSTVTAGIISAKGRSIGILNRPSQENYSGAPQASLNTAIESFIQTDAAINPGNSGGALVNTNGQLIGINAAIASQTGSYAGYGFAIPVNLMRKVVGDIRKFGEVRRGYLGVSFPAPAVEDQILKERGIDPSTVKGVYVLGIQAGSGAAAAGLKEGDIIQSIDEVNVSSSSELSERIARHHPGDKVALTYLRNGRTGQADVVLKGEESEKVATTDKTSGATGLQSKLGATFAPVPDPVKQRYRLKSGVYVTELQSGGFFDLAGIPKGTIITNVNGKPVNSLSDINKALGVSRGRTVRLDGITPDGASFVLNFPLGA
- a CDS encoding sulfite exporter TauE/SafE family protein, producing the protein MEILGYLSALLIGLSLGLTGSGGSILTVPILVYLIGLTPVISTAYSLFIVGTTSLVGSVKFYRKGLVSFRTALIFGVPSLTTVFLTRTFLVPAIPEHIFTVAGFAITKDILLMVLFAILMMLASFSMIRKTSIKPEPEGENHIHYLAVLGQGVLVGLISGLVGAGGGFLIIPALVLFTGLDMKLAVGTSLFIIAANSLIGFIGDIFHYNIDWAFLFTFSALSVAGIFIGTALATKIQGEKLKKGFGWFVLAMGVYILIREIFFT
- a CDS encoding Hsp20/alpha crystallin family protein, giving the protein MANLMKKNSGLSTPGQSVFNDFFTDMDRMFNNDFYLMPMQLRNQMQASMPAVNIREKENEYMIEVAAPGMKKEDFNIDMEEGMLTISSQKEEEKTDDKKDFKRREYNYSSFSRSFTLPENVKPEEVKARYEDGILSLTVPKKQPQERTKQKINID
- a CDS encoding MBL fold metallo-hydrolase translates to MKVEQIYTGCLAQGAYYIESNGEAAIIDPLREIKPYLAKAEKDKARIKYVLETHFHADFVSGHVDLARATGAEIVFGPNAQPTFPALIAADGQMLKLGDVTITVLHTPGHTMESATYLLKDEQGKNYAIFSGDTLFIGDVGRPDLAVKSDLTEAQLAGLLYDSLRTKIMPLADEVIVYPAHGAGSACGKHMSKETSDTLRNQKQSNYALRADMTREEFVNEVTEGLLPPPGYFPLNVKMNREGYTNIDQVMSQGLQALSPEAFEAAANETGALVLDTRKPETFAAGFIPNAINIGLDGNFAPWVGALIPDIQQPILFVADEGREEEVVTRLARVGYDHALGYLKGGFAAWKAAGKETDTIVSISAETFASEYEQNNALKVVDVRKPGEYQAEHVVTAQSVPLDYLNEHLAELPKEETMYLHCAGGYRSMIAAAILKARGFDNIVNVEGGYKAIAGTSVPTTAYVCPSTLK
- a CDS encoding rhodanese-like domain-containing protein; the protein is MFNLFKSAPKNYEELGGGAFKTKYQQTSNAKLLDVRTAGEFAAGSIEGARNLDVTSAQFQQALKTLDKQKEYFVFCRSGNRSGAACDAMSKEGFKAYNLAGGIGAWPRK
- a CDS encoding glycoside hydrolase family 97 protein translates to MPFAIAKKTDLLRRFTLLLLLCTFSLLVQAQVITSPDKNLTLKFEVGEKGVPTYQLTYKKKPVIKESKLGLELKDAPSMMDGFTVAKTEQAAVNNTWEPVLGEQKTIRNNYNELLVTLTQKAQQDRQIRIRFRLFNDGLGFRYEFPEQKELNYFIIKEENTEFNLTGDHKIFWIPGDYDTNEYAYTTSKISEIPGLIKKATIDVHAQWPIKTLAVQTPSMMKTADGLYINIHEAALINYPAMNLNLDAKNFKMSSHLTPDPMGNKGYMQTDTQTPWRTIVVSDKATDILASKLILNLNEPTKYKDVSWIKPVKYIGVWWEYFVAGKSTWAYGTETNVKLTDDFTKLTPNGRHGANNENVKKHIDFAAANDFDAVLVEGWNIGWEDWFGNWKEEVFDFVTPYPDFNVKELHAYAASKGVKIMMHHETSGSATNYERRLDKAFQFMKDNGYDAVKTGYVGKIIPRGEHHDSQWMVNHYIHVAETAANYKIMVNSHEAVRPTGLNRTYPNWIAQESARGTEFEAMGGLAPEHTTILPFTRLMGGPMDYTPGIFQTDLSYYGTGNQRVNTTLVKQLAYYVTMYSPLQMAADMPENYNRFPDAFQFIKDVAVDWDDTWVQEAEPGDYVTIARKAKGKNEWYVGGITDENARTATIRFDYLPKGKSYVATIYADAADASWNKNPQKYTIRKVLVNAKSVLKQPIAPGGGVAVSIKEGSKQDTKGLKKL
- a CDS encoding MBL fold metallo-hydrolase, with the translated sequence MKIKQFEDKGLAHYSYAILSECAGQVVLVDPGRDPQPYYTYAEENNAKIVGVIETHPHADFVSSHLEISQKTGATIYTHSMVGADYPHQAFDEGAELQIGKIKLRSLHTPGHSPDSISIVLEHDGKDKAVFTGDTLFIGDVGRPDLRESAGNITAKREELARQMYHSTREKLMKLDDSVTVYPAHGSGSLCGKALSDANSSTIGMEKRSNYALQPMSEEAFVKVLTEDQPFIPKYFGYDVTLNKQGAPAYQPSIAGVKMLSKNYKPEAGALLVDARNEKEFKKGHYQGAINIQNGGKFETWLGSIIGPEEHYYLAAESEEQLQELIRKAAKIGYELLIKGAFVLDAVAETSSSVINVGEFRENQDNYTIVDIRNTSEVKDGQVFEKALHIPLPDLRERAKEIPTDKPVVVHCAGGYRSAAGSSIVEAALPQTRVLDLSEAVNDFKNNRK
- a CDS encoding Crp/Fnr family transcriptional regulator, which produces MQTLEKEIIHRQFPQLEAPLLDELLKQSTLKVVAEGEEVMRSGQYITSTLLLLSGLLKIYREDDEGNEFLMYYLEPGNACALSMMCTARNEKSQIMAKAVTDVAVILVPSHLSELWLGKYKSWHNFVIASYRQRFEELLQTLDSIAFKGLDERLLFYLKRHVKVSGKQVRLSHQQIADELNSSREVISRLLKKLEQTGALTLHRNYLEVHDLGLV